From a single Hippopotamus amphibius kiboko isolate mHipAmp2 chromosome X, mHipAmp2.hap2, whole genome shotgun sequence genomic region:
- the GPRASP2 gene encoding G-protein coupled receptor-associated sorting protein 2, with translation MTGAEIEPGAQAKPEKKPGEEVGGGAERENEVPMVVRPKVRTQAMPGARPKTESKAMAGTRPKTESQAMAGARPKTESQTITGARPKTESQVMAGARPKTEARAVGGARPKTEAKAIPGARPKDEAHAWAQTEFGAEAMSQAEGMSQTNAVTWPLVNTESGSAAKSMALSVDRELVSVDTETFPGSQVQTGIQPWFGSGEETNMGSWCYPRPRAREEASNESGFWSADETSTMSSFWAGEEASIRSWPREEANTRSRHRAKHQPNPRSRPRSKQDPYIDSWSGSEEESGNPFCLWAGENTNNLFRPRVRDEANMRSKLRTKREDFFESESEDEYYKESWFLPGEDANSRFRPRDKEEPNTILKPRAQKDVNNTDRVKQEPRFEEEVIIGSWFWAEKETSMEAGASAICESEPGAEEGAIGGSLFWTEEKSNLGAVAREEARPESEEEAIFGSWFWDRDEACFDLNPRPVYKASPRFRDPVEEEVNVSSRPQTWEEVTVEFKPGPCHGIGFPSPSSFRIPEEAASVYSEMFAGKPKNVEVTPEGEEQESLLQPDQPDPEFPFQYDPSYRSVREIREHLRTRESAEPESWSCSCIQCELKIGPEEFEELLLLMDKIRDPFIHEISKIAMGMRTASQFTRDFIRDSGVVSLIETLLNYPSSRVRTSFLENMIHMAPPYPNLNMIETFICQVCEETLAHSVGSPEQLLGLRMLRHLTTTTDYHTLVANYMSGFLSLLTTGNARTKFHVLKMLLNLSENPMVAKKLFSAKALSIFVGLFNIEETNDNIQIVIKMFQNISNIIKNGTLSLIDDDFSLEPLISAFHEFEKLAEELQVQIDNQNDREVGQQS, from the coding sequence ATGACTGGGGCTGAaattgagcctggtgcccaggccaagcctgaaAAGAAGCCTGGAgaagaggttgggggtggggctgagagagagaatgaagtcCCAATGGTGGTCAGACCCAAGGTTAGGACCCAGGCCATGCCTGGGGCAAGACCCAAAACTGAGTCCAAGGCTATGGCTGGAACAAGGCCTAAAACCGAGTCTCAGGCAATGGCTGGAGCGAGACCCAAAACTGAGTCCCAGACAATCACTGGGGCAAGGCCCAAAACTGAATCCCAGGTAATGGCAGGGGCAAGACCCAAAACTGAGGCCAGGGCAGTAGGCGGGGCACGTCCTAAGACTGAAGCCAAGGCAATCCCTGGGGCAAGGCCCAAGGATGAAGCCCATGCTTGGGCCCAGACTGAGTTTGGGGCTGAGGCAATGTCTCAAGCAGAGGGCATGTCCCAGACTAATGCAGTAACCTGGCCACTGGTCAATACTGAGTCTGGGTCAGCTGCTAAATCTATGGCCCTATCTGTGGATAGGGAACTGGTCAGTGTGGACACTGAGACCTTTCCTGGCTCCCAGGTTCAGACAGGAATCCAACCCTGGTTTGGATCAGGGGAGGAAACTAATATGGGGTCTTGGTGCTATCCCAGACCCAGGGCCAGAGAGGAGGCCTCTAATGAGTCTGGATTCTGGTCAGCAGATGAGACCTCTACAATGTCTTCTTTCTGGGCTGGAGAAGAGGCCAGTATCAGATCATGGCCTAGGGAAGAGGCCAATACCAGGTCCAGGCACAGGGCCAAACATCAGCCTAATCCCAGATCCAGGCCTAGATCCAAGCAAGATCCTTAtattgattcctggtctgggtcTGAGGAGGAGTCTGGCAACCCATTCTGCTTGTGGGCTGGAGAAAATACCAATAACTTGTTCAGGCCCAGAGTCAGGGATGAGGCAAATATGAGGTCCAAGCTCAGGACAAAGAGAGAGGACTTTTTTGAATCTGAATCTGAAGATGAGTACTATAAGGAGTCTTGGTTTTTGCCTGGAGAAGACGCCAATAGTAGATTCAGGCCCAGAGACAAGGAAGAGCCTAATACTATCTTGAAGCCCAGGGCCCAGAAAGATGTTAATAACACTGACAGGGTCAAACAAGAGCCCAGGTTTGAGGAGGAAGTCATTATTGGGTCCTGGTTCTGGGCAGAGAAAGAGACCAGTATGGAGGCTGGGGCTTCAGCCATCTGTGAATCTGAgccaggggctgaggagggggcCATTGGTGGATCCTTGTTCTGGACGGAGGAAAAGTCCAATTTGGGGGCTGTGGCCAGAGAAGaggccaggccagagtctgaaGAAGAGGCCATATTTGGGTCCTGGTTCTGGGACAGGGATGAGGCCTGCTTTGACTTAAATCCCCGTCCTGTGTACAAGGCTAGTCCCAGGTTCAGAGATCCAGTTGAGGAGGAAGTTAATGTATCATCCAGGCCCCAAACCTGGGAAGAGGTCACTGTTGAATTCAAACCTGGTCCTTGTCATGGGATTGGCTTTCCATCCCCAAGCTCCTTTAGAATTCCTGAAGAAGCAGCATCTGTATACTCCGAAATGTTTGCGGGAAAGCCCAAGAATGTGGAAGTTACCCCAGAAGGGGAAGAGCAGGAATCTTTGCTTCAGCCTGATCAGCCTGACCCTGAGTTCCCATTTCAATATGATCCATCCTACAGGTCAGTCAGGGAAATTCGAGAGCATCTTAGGACCAGGGAGAGTGCAGAGCCTGAGAGTTGGTCCTGCAGCTGCATACAATGTGAGCTTAAAATTGGTCCTGAAGAGTTTGAGGAACTGCTTCTATTAATGGACAAAATTCGAGATCCTTTTATTCATGAAATATCTAAGATTGCAATGGGTATGAGGACTGCTTCTCAATTTACTCGTGATTTCATTCGCGATTCAGGTGTTGTCTCACTCATTGAAACCTTGCTCAATTATCCCTCCTCCCGAGTTAGGACAAGttttttggaaaatatgattCATATGGCTCCACCTTACCCAAATCTAAACATGATTGAGACATTCATATGTCAAGTGTGTGAGGAAACCCTTGCACATAGCGTGGGTTCCCCTGAGCAGCTGCTTGGACTAAGGATGCTTAGACacctcaccacaactactgactaTCACACACTGGTTGCCAATTATATGTCTGGGTTTCTCTCCTTATTAACCACAGGCAATGCAAGAACAAAGTTTCATGTTCTGAAAATGCTATTGAATTTGTCTGAAAATCCTATGGTGGCAAAAAAACTATTCAGTGCCAAGGCTCTATCGATATTTGTGGGTCTCTTTAACATAGAAGAGACAAATGATAACATTCAAATTGTTATTAAAATGTTTCAGAATATCAGTAATATTATAAAAA